In Mobula birostris isolate sMobBir1 chromosome 12, sMobBir1.hap1, whole genome shotgun sequence, one genomic interval encodes:
- the LOC140206156 gene encoding uncharacterized protein KIAA0040 homolog, with the protein MEQLNSFVHALWQLIVNKHSEGMFNSVCLVVLLILPLLLLLLTLCLCCQGCCGQGSCCSCCHCRQGRKKTLDDLWISRQPQPIMMENLPTSV; encoded by the coding sequence ATGGAGCAGTTGAATTCATTTGTGCATGCACTATGGCAGCTGATTGTGAACAAGCACTCCGAGGGGATGTTTAACTCCGTCTGCCTGGTGGTGCTTCTGATCCTGCCCCTGCTGCTGCTGctcctcactctgtgtctgtgctGTCAGGGCTGCTGCGGCCAGGGCTCCTGCTGCAGCTGCTGCCACTGCCGGCAGGGTCGCAAGAAAACATTGGATGACCTTTGGATTTCAAGGCAACCTCAGCCCATCATGATGGAAAACCTCCCTACATCGGTGTGA